A portion of the Ricinus communis isolate WT05 ecotype wild-type chromosome 10, ASM1957865v1, whole genome shotgun sequence genome contains these proteins:
- the LOC8269734 gene encoding NAC domain-containing protein 90 has translation MEDLAPGVRFYPTEEELVSFYLHHKLEGNRNDLNQVLDLVIPVLDIYEFSPWELPQYSGIYNRTDPEQWFLFIPRQESEVRGGRSKRLTTVGYWKATGSPGYVYSSDNRCIAVKRTMVFYKGRAPKGHKTDWKMNEYKAIQRETSSSTAANANPKLREEFSLCRVYKKSKCLRSFDRRPVGVEVGPRIRAQQAHGHGATEAHQNPAVMETRSSDDDNISSSGDHGYPQKTGEESNTALAIGNESFLDWDQLENWYFDGDDI, from the exons ATGGAGGATTTAGCACCTGGGGTTCGTTTCTACCCTACAGAAGAAGAGCTGGTCTCATTTTATCTGCATCATAAGCTAGAAGGAAACAGGAATGACTTGAATCAGGTTCTGGATCTTGTTATACCTGTGCTTGATATCTATGAGTTCAGTCCTTGGGAACTTCCAC AATACTCGGGAATTTACAACCGTACAGACCCTGAACAATGGTTTCTCTTTAtcccaagacaagaaagcgaGGTCCGTGGAGGGCGGTCAAAGCGACTCACAACCGTTGGATACTGGAAAGCCACTGGTTCTCCTGGTTATGTTTACTCTTCTGATAATCGATGTATTGCTGTAAAAAGAACCATGGTTTTTTACAAGGGAAGAGCTCCAAAGGGACATAAAACTGACTGGAAAATGAACGAATACAAAGCTATACAAAGAGAAACATCCTCTTCAACTGCTGCAAATGCAAACCCAAAG TTACGAGAAGAATTCAGTTTGTGTCGGGTGtacaagaaatcaaaatgcCTACGATCTTTTGATAGAAGGCCAGTTGGAGTGGAGGTAGGGCCGCGAATAAGGGCTCAGCAAGCTCATGGTCATGGGGCAACAGAAGCACATCAAAATCCTGCAGTGATGGAAACGAGAAGCTCAGATGATGATAATATTTCATCCTCAGGAGACCATGGCTATCCCCAGAAAACTGGAGAAGAAAGTAACACAGCATTGGCTATAGGTAATGAATCTTTTTTGGACTGGGACCAATTAGAGAACTGGTATTTTGATGGGGATGATATATAG
- the LOC8269733 gene encoding vacuolar protein sorting-associated protein 55 homolog isoform X1, with translation MLMLTFLSPVLAGLAFMFSSSIILQILACAIYSNWWPMLSALMYVLVPMPCLFFGGGSTQFLISRDGGGWIGAAKFLTGASAVGSIAIPVILRHAHMIETGAMLIEFTSFFIFVCTVLCFHRASLEDDW, from the exons ATGTTGATGTTGACATTCTTATCTCCAGT ACTTGCTGGGCTCGCTTTTATGTTTTCGTCTAGTATTATACTGCAGATATTG GCTTGTGCAATATACAGCAACTGGTGGCCTATGCTATCTG CTCTCATGTATGTGCTGGTGCCTATGCCTTGTTTATTTTTTGGAGGTGGATCAACCCAGTTTCTGATCAGTCGGGATGGTGGGGG TTGGATAGGTGCTGCTAAATTCCTTACAGGGGCATCAGCTGTTGGGAGCATAGCCATTCCTGTTATCCTTAGGCATGCTCATATGATTGAAACAGGGGCTATGCTGATCGAGTTCACATCGTTCTTCATATTTGTCTGTACAGTCTTGTGTTTTCATCGTGCCAGCCTAGAGGATGATTGGTGA
- the LOC8269733 gene encoding vacuolar protein sorting-associated protein 55 homolog isoform X2, which produces MACAIYSNWWPMLSALMYVLVPMPCLFFGGGSTQFLISRDGGGWIGAAKFLTGASAVGSIAIPVILRHAHMIETGAMLIEFTSFFIFVCTVLCFHRASLEDDW; this is translated from the exons ATg GCTTGTGCAATATACAGCAACTGGTGGCCTATGCTATCTG CTCTCATGTATGTGCTGGTGCCTATGCCTTGTTTATTTTTTGGAGGTGGATCAACCCAGTTTCTGATCAGTCGGGATGGTGGGGG TTGGATAGGTGCTGCTAAATTCCTTACAGGGGCATCAGCTGTTGGGAGCATAGCCATTCCTGTTATCCTTAGGCATGCTCATATGATTGAAACAGGGGCTATGCTGATCGAGTTCACATCGTTCTTCATATTTGTCTGTACAGTCTTGTGTTTTCATCGTGCCAGCCTAGAGGATGATTGGTGA
- the LOC8269733 gene encoding vacuolar protein sorting-associated protein 55 homolog isoform X3, producing the protein MLSALMYVLVPMPCLFFGGGSTQFLISRDGGGWIGAAKFLTGASAVGSIAIPVILRHAHMIETGAMLIEFTSFFIFVCTVLCFHRASLEDDW; encoded by the exons ATGCTATCTG CTCTCATGTATGTGCTGGTGCCTATGCCTTGTTTATTTTTTGGAGGTGGATCAACCCAGTTTCTGATCAGTCGGGATGGTGGGGG TTGGATAGGTGCTGCTAAATTCCTTACAGGGGCATCAGCTGTTGGGAGCATAGCCATTCCTGTTATCCTTAGGCATGCTCATATGATTGAAACAGGGGCTATGCTGATCGAGTTCACATCGTTCTTCATATTTGTCTGTACAGTCTTGTGTTTTCATCGTGCCAGCCTAGAGGATGATTGGTGA